From bacterium, the proteins below share one genomic window:
- a CDS encoding DUF123 domain-containing protein — translation MDGVYVLLIWVKRKRKIRIGKLRPLEFARGLYFYVGRALNGLEKRIKRHLEERQEKFLAYR, via the coding sequence ATGGATGGTGTTTATGTTCTTTTGATCTGGGTTAAAAGAAAAAGAAAAATTCGAATAGGTAAATTGAGGCCTCTTGAATTTGCAAGAGGCCTCTATTTTTATGTGGGTAGAGCATTGAATGGTCTGGAGAAAAGAATCAAGAGGCATCTTGAGGAAAGGCAAGAGAAATTTCTGGCATATCGATGA